AACTCCTTTTCTTCCGGGAGATTCCTTACTTTTTGCCGTTGGAGCTTTTATCGCCAGAGGTTCTTTAGACCTAGGAAGCACGTTAGTTCTTCTTATTATCGCGGCTATATTAGGAGATACCGTGAACTATTCGGTGGGAAATTTTACAGGAGAAAAAATATTAGAAAAAGAAAAAATACCCTTGATCAAAAAAGAACATCTCCAAAAAGCGCACCGGTTTTATGAGGTTTACGGTGGAAAAACGATTATCATCGCCAGATTTATACCGATCATACGCACTTTTGCTCCTTTTGTAGCCGGAATTGGAACCATGACTTATGTTAAATTTATTGCATATAATGTGATGGGTGGAATTCTATGGATCACAATTTTTATTCTCGGAGGGTATTATTTCGGTAACCTGGATTTTGTAAAAAGAAATTTTAAAATTGTAATATTTGCGATTATTATTATTTCTGTGATGCCGGCTGTGATCGAATACCTAAAGGAAAGGAGAAAGGGCAAGGTTTAGGAATTTTTAATCTAAAAAGCTCGCCCAAATATTAATAAAAGATGAACTTAAGAGAAAGTTTTATTTCTAAATTCGCGGCGAGTTACGTAAAACCCAGATTTGAAATTTGGTTTGCTGCCATACTGATTCCTGAAAATGATCAGGCTTTTTGGGTGAGATATTCTACTCTCAATCCCAGAAACAACCGTGATTTGTATTCTACGGGAGCGGTTTGGGTTTCTTTATTCGATCGTAAGAATCCAAAAAATCACCGAACCGTTGCACAGTCTTTTCCTTACGAAAACGTTTCAATTGGGGAAAATTCGATCGAATTTCCCGAGGCTTCGGTGGGGCCAGATCACATGAACGGAAAAATCCAAACCCCACAATCGGAAAATTTGGCTTGGGACTTGGAGTTTAGACATCAACTGGAACCCGCCACACACTTACCACGTTGGTTAGAACGAACTCCGATTCCAAAAACGAGAAGTATCGTTTCCTCACCTTTTACGGAAGTTGCGGGTTGGATTCAACTTGCAAATCGTAAATTTACATTCCAAAATGCGAATGGACATTTTAACCATATTTGGGGAACCAATCGAGTATCCGAATTGTTTTGGACTTTTGTTCCTAAGTTTGATGATGATCCAGACAATTGGTCTATGGAAATTGTAACGGTTCGACCTCAGCCGTTTACTCCTGCTTTGACCTTTGTCACACTTCTAAAAGGAGGAGTTCCGATCCATCAACATTCTATCTTTCGTTCTTTGAGAAGTTCTACAAAGGTAGAATATCCGAAATTACGTTTTCAAACTCGTTTAGACGATTATGAAATATTTGTGGAAAGTGAAATGGACAAGGATCAAATTGCGGGTTATATCTACAGAGACCCGGATGGAAGTCCTAGATATGTAGAACAAAGTGATATAGGAAGTGCAAAATGTGTTATACGTCATCGCGGAAAAGAGATTGTTTTAAACGCGAAACAGGCCGCTGGAGTTGAGTTTCACGGGTTGCGTCCTTGGAGAAAGGATCATCAATATTTGGATCCTTACCAAAACAAATATTAAAATTTTTTAATTAATTTCTATGTTAGAATCTGTAAGAATCATCACTTGAAAAAGTGTATTCTGACTTTCTATATCAAGCTCATGTTATATAGTTCATTTTTTTTGAAACAATATTAACGTGTGTTTGATGTAAGAAATTCACTTTATGAAGATCAATATTTATACAAAAACGAAATGTAAGAACTCTTATAAATCTGAATTTTGCAGATCTATTTCTAAAATTGTAGAAATTCCACCTAGCTTTTTTACGGAAATTGTCCAAGTTATATAAATTAATTGGAAGCCAACAGTTCTAGGTTTGATTCGAAACGGGCTCTTTCTCCCGGCAAATCGGATTTCCCTGCGAGTTCTATTCCTAAAATGAGATGACCGTTTTCATCCAGGGCCAACCAACGAGTAATACCGTGAACCGTAAACGGAGCCTGCATTTTAAAAAAGATGTCGAATACAAAATCATTTTGTTTAGGTAACGTTTCGATTAGATGCGGATTTTCGATCTTAATCCTAACTCCTCCTTTAGAAATTTCAAGAATTGAAAAATGTTCCGAAGTTTTGATCGTGTTCGATTCTTTGATTCTTTCTATCATGTCCTTTGCTAAAATTTGGAATTCCTGTACGTCCTTTTCCGTAAAAGATTGTTCCTTACTCTGTATAGAAAAATAACCGATCGGAATTTGTTCTTCCGAGTGATTTATATAAATGATCGGAACGATTAACTCGGAAATAATTTGTTGATCTTTGTATTCTTGAATACAAGAAACCAGATCGTCGTCTATTTCCTTTTCGTAGTGGATTCTTCCTGGAGAATTATTTTTATAAGAGTTCGGATCTTGAGTGTTTTCCAAAAGAAGATATTTAAGTGTTCTTTTAACGATTTCGAATTTATGATTCAAACCGGGACCGAACGTATCTATGTTTACGGTATCGTTTGTTTGTTGTTTGAGCCGGTTTTTAAAGTCTTCGAAGTTTACTTTGACCAAGGTAGGAATATTGAACATATTCGCCTCGATTACTGTTTTAGAAGAGATTACGTTAGTCACATACATTTCGTTCGATTCAACTTGAAATCTTTGAGTTTCTCTGTTTTTTCTCGCGATGGCTAGACTCTCTACTTTGATTATAAAAAGTGAATTTTCTAATTTTTGAAGAAAGATACATTCTAATTGGATGTATTTAGCAAGAATCGTATAAAGAATAAAAGGTTTTTCTTTCGGTAAGTCTTCTTCGTTTAGGACCTGTATGATTATTTTTTCACCTTCTTCTAAAACTTTTTTAATTACTGCCTTTTTATCAAATGGATCTATTTTGAAAACAAGCTCCTTTTCTAAAAGATACTTTGTGATTACGTGATCCTTTTGTTCAACGGAAGTGATCGTATCCGTTTCTCTTTCTGTTTTTTCTATATATTCCATTAGTAATGTATCTTTAAGGAGAATCGTTTGGATGATTATCCTCTTTGGAAAGAATTCAGTAAACGAAAATTATAAATTCGAATTATAAAAAGATAAAGTTTATTATAATGTTAAAAAATGCTTGAAAATAACTATAAAATAATTTATTGAATGTAATGAGAATTCTGGCTCTAAAGTCTTGGCAATTGAAAATGGAGCAAAGATGGAATTTTATATATTTTGACGTGATTTCATAAAATGGAAGATTTACGAAGTCTTAGTTTGTGCCTACTTTACTAATTGAGTATAGGAAATTTTCGCTATAAATAGCTATTTGAGTGCAAAATATTGGTACTCTATTATATAGTTCTGAGTAATAGAATCTTATTCAATAACGAACTTAAATTTCTTTCTACGTTTTCATGAGAAATAAGACGAATTTTTAATGAGAAATCAATTACATTTAAAAGAAATGTTATTTTGAGGTTCAAAGAACGTAACGTTCCTAGAAAACTTCAAAGTATTTTATTTGAAAAGTATATGAAACTTTTAAGTTACTTGAATAATCTGGATTGCTTCCGATTTCGTTTTTCAAAATAGGGAAGTTTTCTTTTTTTAACGTGAATGAACGCGAAAGGGATCGATGCGAGGTAAATAAATTGAAACTTAAGTCGAAATATCGTATTACGTTTCTTTTATGCAATTTATTTACCAGAGCTGAGAGCCCGATCCGGCTGCCTATGGCAAGCCGGATTCGCCCCGGTTTTTTTACGTTGAACTCGCGTGTTTTGATAGATCGTTTTTTAAGTTTTGGAATTTTTTATAGATTTTTTTCTGTTTTAGGAATGATCCTGATTTGTTATTCTGCGATTATATACTCTCAACTTTACAATCCAAATTCTTTTCTCGTCACAAACCAATCTTCTGAAACCGAAAAAGAAAAAACGATAGAATTTAAATCGGAAGATTTTGTATCTCAAAAAGAGCAGTTTACGATCGGTTATGATTTGGAAATTGCAAACTACTTGGATTTAGTCGAGTTAATTCTTGTTCAATATGTTTCGAAAATAGAAAACCCACCTCCGGAAATGTTCCGCTTTTCGATTTAACGTTTTCGAAATTTTTGGCTTTAAAGCCGAAGGAGCATATTATGAACATATTATATTCTTTTCCTCGTGTTTCTTGGAGCAATTTAAGACACGATTTTTCTGCCGGTTTAGTGGTCTTTTTAATTTCTCTCCCTCTTTGTATAGGAATTGGGTTCGCTTCGGGAGCGCCCATAGTTTCCGGTTTAATTAGCGGTATAGTTGGCGGAATTGTAATTTCTCTGATTAGTAAATCTCCCTTATCAGTAAGCGGACCGGCGGCTGGTTTGACCGTGATCGTTTTTGATTCTATTAAAACATTAGGAAATTTTAATGATTTTCTTTTGGCTCTTTGTTTGGCCGGAATTTTTCAAATTATATTAGGTTTTTTGAAAGCTGGAATCTTGAGTAATTTTTTTCCTTCTGCAGTGGTCAAGGGAATGTTAGCCGCGATCGGAGTTGTTTTAATTTTGAAACAGATTCCTCACGCGGTAGGTTACGATATTGATTATGAAGGAGATATGGAATTTTTTCAGAAAGATCGGGAAAATACTTTTTCGGAAATTTTAACCGCTTTCTACCGTTTTACACCAGGCGCGATCATTTTGTTTACGGTTGCCTTGGTTTTGATTTTTATCTGGGAAAAGTTCAAACTACATAAGAAATTTATAATTCACGGATCTTTGGTTGCGATTGTGACAGGTGTTTTGTTAAACGAAATGTTTCGGGTTTTTGAATTAGGTATCGTAGTGAGCGGGGAACATTTGATTCAACCGATTCAGTTGAACGGGGCTCTGGATCTGTTCCTGGATGATTATTCTCCGAATTTTTCCCAATGGAAGAACCAGACGATCTATTTTATTGCAATCAAGTTATGCCTTGTGATGAGTCTGGAGACCTTGTTGAATTTAGACGCGATTGAAAAGATAGATCCGCAAAGAAGAATTGTATCTAAAAATAGGGAGTTGATCGCTCAAGGAACCGGAAATTTGTGTTCGGCGATTTTAGGTGGATTACCGATTACTTCCGTAATCATTCGTAGTTCCGCGAATTTACACGCAGGAGCAAGGACCCGGTTTTCTTCTTTCTTACACGGTTTATTGATTTTGGTTTCCGTGATTTTGATCCCTGTTTGGATCGCAAAAATTCCTTTGGCTTCTTTGGCTGCGGTACTTTTAGTCGTAGGTTACAAACTTACGGATTATAAAATTTTACAGACACAATATAAAAAAGGAATGGATCAGTTTCTTCCTTTTATATCTACGTTAGTCGGAATCGTTTTTACGGATATTTTGGTGGGAATTGGTATTGGTTGTTTATTTTCCGTTTTTTTTATTATGAGAAGAAACATTCTCAATCCTTATCAATTTAACAAAAAAGAAATGGCTTACGGAGTAGAAGTAAAGATTGATCTTTCCGAAGATGTTTCTTTTTTGAATAAGTCTAGTATGTTATATAAACTAGATAAGGTTCCGGATAACGCACATTTAATTATAGACGGTTCTAGATCTAAATACATTGATCCAGACGTTTTGGAAATTATAGAAGACTTTAAAATCGTAGCCAGATCGCGTAATATCAAATTGGAAATTATAGACGTTACTTCCAGTTACGAGAAGATTCAGAACAGTCCTTTGGACTTGGTACTTCAACAAGATTATCAAAAACTTTTTGAAAACAATCGGATTTGGGTGGAGGAAAAACTTTCCAAAGATCCGGATTATTTTAAAAATCTTGCATTAGGCCAAACTCCTCAGTATCTTTTGATCTCTTGTTCCGATAGTAGACTTTCGGTCAATGAAATGACAGGAACGAGCGCTGGAGAACTTTTTGTTCATAGAAATATCGCAAATCTAGTGATCGATACGGATATGAATCTAATGTCGGTTCTTCAATATTCCGTTGAGGTTTTGAAAGTTAGACACATTGTTGTTTGTGGTCACTACGGTTGTGGTGGAGTAAAAACTGCGATAGACGGGAAATATCACGGTTTGATCGACGCTTGGTTACGTCATATCAAACAAGTATATCGTATGAATCGAAAGGAACTTTCTTGTATCTTAGATGAAAATGAAAAACACGAAAGGCTTGTAGAATTAAACGTTAGAGAACAGGTTTATAATCTTTGTATGACCACTATCGTTCAAAACGCTTGGAGTAGAGGTAACGATCTTCAACTTCACGGTTGGGTATACGATTTAAAACAAGGTAAAATTTTAGATCTGAACATAGACATTGATAAAGATTTTAAGGATTATGATATTTTCCGTTATCAGTTTGAAACTCATTGAGTTTTTATTCTAAAATAACCTGAGTTCGATATAACGAATGCGAAACGGATCGATGAATGAACTAAAGCACAACGCTTTCCTCAAACTCAATGCATCGCTCCCTGAATGCCGATCCTTAGAGAGGCATTCGCTGAGTTTTCTGGGTCGCTCTGGAAACTCAGTGTCTCACTCCCCATGGGTCGTTCGACAGGTCGCGTTAAAGAACTCAACACAACGCTTTCCTATGGGTCGCGTTGTGGGGTGGGACTCAGTTTTACAGAGAATTTGTCGCAACTCCCACAGATTTAATATTGAGATCCAAATACTTGTGGGATTGGTTATAGTCCTAGCAAATCCGTATATATGAATTCTAGTTGAACTTGTGATTCTACCATAGATTTCAGGTATCACTTATAAGTATGTTCAATTCCGGATAACGTTGTCTAAACGAAATAAAAGGATTTGTATCTGGAGCTGTATCGAAAAAATAACCTCCACTCTGAAGAGGTCCTTGAGAATGATATTCTTGTAGTTCAGCTAACATCTGAAAACTATGAAGAAAACAAGTACTAGATATGTGTAGTGATAGTATTCACCTGACAGTTGGGTAAAAATCAGTGGTCCCGAATTCTTCTGAAAGTAAAAGGATAAAAAAGTATACCCGTAAAACACGCTATGACGAAGACTTTCAGAAGAGCACGATCAAATTCGTGATAAGTCGAGGAAATCAATGACCCAGCTATCAAAAAATTTGGGGCCTCTTTGAAATCGTTCTTTAAAACTTTGAAAATAGAGAAGGCACTTTGTATTAGCCCTGTCGAGTTCAGAGAAAAAAAATTTTGTATAACAATGTCTGTTTTTCCGGACGAACTTCACTTTATGTTTTTTTCAAGAAGTCCTGATACTTATTTGATGTGTTTTGCGCAGTAGGCGCCCTTATTTTACGTTGACAAGTTCAGATGAACATTATGTTGATAAGATATGGGTCAAGTTATATTCAAAATATGGATCGGATGTACATTGTTAGCCGTTCTTATTTTGACTTTAGATTGTGGGCCCATCTGCGGATTCGATTCTAAAATAAAAAAAACGATAGAAACTCTTCAGTCTTCTTGCCATCAAGAATCGAATTCGGATGAATCTCCAGGTTGCGATTGGGATTTTGGCTCGATTACTTTTTCGGAAATCGGCACAAGTTTTTTTAAACTATTAAAATTTTTTATACCAGCTCAAATTCATTCTTCAAACGTATACTTTTCATTTTTTACTTTCAATTTTGAAACCCGATTCATTTCTGTTTTTCTCAAAACCGGCTCAAACGAAATTCAAACGTTAGACTCAGTTCGTCTTTTGATTTAATTTTATAGTCTCCACTATTTTTGATCCTTTCTGTTTTGAAATCGATGATACTTTCTTTTGATCTCAAAATTTGAAAGAGTTTTGTTCTGATACAGAATTTTTCGATTTAAATGTTGAGGCGGACTATGCGGAACCATACTTCTGAAATTTACAAAAGTATATTCTATTTTTTGAAACTGTTTTTGATTTTAATGAAAAACATTGTAAATAACTTTTTAAACTTACCTATTTTGTTCAATTCGATAATTTTTTTAGTAGTTTTGGCTTCTCCCGTTCGATCTGAAAATTCTTCTCTATTGGACATTCGAACCATTCTTGACAGGGCCGAGAAAAATTCTTCTTTGTTACTTTCCTTAAATGCGGATTTGGAATCCCTTTTTTATCAACGCAAACAGCAGGGAAAAACACAGAATCCTTCTTTGACTTTGGACTACGGTCGTAGAAGCGCTGCAAACGAGAGTGGTTCCGAATACGCCATTCAGTTTGAACAACCCGTGTATTTTCCTGGTAGAAAAGAACTACATCAACTTTTGGTGGATAACAATTCCAAAATCAAAGAGATCCAGCTTCAAGAAGCGAATAACTCGATTCGGTTTAACGCGCTTAAGTTTGCTTATCGTTATCTAGTTTCTGCCGGAAAAAAAAATCACGTTAAAGAACGTCTCAAAAGATTATCCATATTAGAAAGTTACATCCGTGCGAGACCGTTTATCACTCCTCAGTCAAAGACCGATTTGTTTATCATTCAAAGAAAAATTTTGGCTCTTAGAAAACATTTCAACGATCTAGAATTGGACGCGAATAAACAATACGAAGCGATGAATTTGTATCTTATGTTTGAAACCGTTCCTTCGTTTCGAATTCCATTTTTTACGGAAGGAGTGAAGTTCGATTTCAACGAACTACAAAATAAGGCGATTTCTCAAAACCTGACTCTGATGGCCGCTAAAGGTGAAATTGAAAAGGCGAAAACAGAATTGAATCTTGCCAGTTTGGAAAAATATCCGGATTATTCTATCATCAGTCAAGTGGGTGAAGACAGATCAGGAGTAGCCAACCGATTTTATGATTTCGGTTTTAAGTTTAGAATTCCAGTATGGGATCGGTTTCAAAATAAGATTTCCGCTGCGGAGGTCAATGTGAAGTCCAAACAGGAAATTTTTCATCATCAAGAAAATCTTGTGAAAACCGCATTCAAACAAGCTTTTTTAGATTACGAACAATCCAAAATCAATCTTAAACTTTTTAATCTTTCTAAGTTAGACGAAATTGAAAAAGATCTAATTTATGCAGACGTGGAATTCAAAAAAGGAAGAATATTGATGATCAGTTATCTGGAGTTGGAAAACCAACTTCATGAAACACATCATGCGATCTTGGACGCTCAGATTGCGCATTTGGAAGCTCTGCTCAATTTGTTGTATATCACAAACGAAAAAGAAATTATAGGAACTTTGCAACATGCTGTCCAGACTTTTGAATATCAGCTTAAGTAATCCGATTCTATCGGCGGGAATCGTATTTTTTTTATTCATCTATTCTTTTTTCACTTTGAAAGACGTGTCGATCGACGCTGTTCCCGACATTACGAATACTCAGGTGATCGTGATCGCTAAAACCGGATCTTTAGATCCCGAGCAGGTGGAAAAGGTAGTTACGTTTCCGTTGGAAACGGAGCTGATGGGAATGCCCAATCTAATAGACGTTCGTTCCGTATCTAAATTCGGACTTTCTAATATATCTTTGATCTTCAAAGAAGGAACGGACATATACCAAGCCCGAAGTATGGTTCTGGAAAGAATTTCAAGCGCAAAGGAAAAACTTCCGAAAGGAATCTCGCCTACGATCGTTCCGAATACCACTGGGCTTGGAGAAATTTTCTTTTATACCGTAGAAGCAAAACAAGGAAGTAGACTCGCTTCTCTTCCTGAAAAGGAACGTTTACTCTATTTGAGAACTGTTCAAGATTATACGGTTCGTCCTCAGATCAAAGCGCTCGTGCCCGGAATTGTAGAGGTGGATTCTAACGGAGGATATGAAAAAGAAATCCATATCGATTTAAATCCTAACAAAATGAAATTTTGGGGAATAACTATCGATCAATTAATCGGAGAATTGTCCACGATCGGAGAAAGTTTTGGAGGTGGTTTTATAGAAAACGACGGAAAACTCGCCATCGTTCGAGCTTATGGAATCAAAAAAAGTTTAAACTCCTTATCGGAAGTTACGGTTCGCCGTACTCTTACAGGCTCTCCTATCCGGGTTTCCGATATTGCAGAAGTAAAGGAACACGGTAAACAACGATTAGGTGGGGCGAGTTCTGAAGGTAAGGAAATAGTTTTGGGAACCGCGATGATGTTACGGGGAGAGAACAGTTATCAAGTGAACTCGGATCTAAATCGCGCCGTGTCGCTTTTAAAACTTCCGGAAGACGTAGAGGTTCGGATACTACTTGAAAGATCTTTTTTGATTCATTCTACAATTTTAACCGTGACCAAAAATCTTTCCGAAGGTGCAGTTTTAGTTGTTCTGACCTTGTTTTTTATCCTTTATAACATAAAAGCTTCGATCATAGTCGCGGCGATCATTCCGGGTTCCATGCTTTTGACCGCGATCCTTATGAAGGTTTTCGGGATTTCCGCC
This genomic window from Leptospira kirschneri serovar Cynopteri str. 3522 CT contains:
- a CDS encoding DedA family protein, coding for MEILKFLLDFFLNLETHLDTIVQTYQNGTYVILFLIIFAETGLIITPFLPGDSLLFAVGAFIARGSLDLGSTLVLLIIAAILGDTVNYSVGNFTGEKILEKEKIPLIKKEHLQKAHRFYEVYGGKTIIIARFIPIIRTFAPFVAGIGTMTYVKFIAYNVMGGILWITIFILGGYYFGNLDFVKRNFKIVIFAIIIISVMPAVIEYLKERRKGKV
- a CDS encoding DUF1577 domain-containing protein, producing MEYIEKTERETDTITSVEQKDHVITKYLLEKELVFKIDPFDKKAVIKKVLEEGEKIIIQVLNEEDLPKEKPFILYTILAKYIQLECIFLQKLENSLFIIKVESLAIARKNRETQRFQVESNEMYVTNVISSKTVIEANMFNIPTLVKVNFEDFKNRLKQQTNDTVNIDTFGPGLNHKFEIVKRTLKYLLLENTQDPNSYKNNSPGRIHYEKEIDDDLVSCIQEYKDQQIISELIVPIIYINHSEEQIPIGYFSIQSKEQSFTEKDVQEFQILAKDMIERIKESNTIKTSEHFSILEISKGGVRIKIENPHLIETLPKQNDFVFDIFFKMQAPFTVHGITRWLALDENGHLILGIELAGKSDLPGERARFESNLELLASN
- a CDS encoding carbonic anhydrase, whose amino-acid sequence is MNILYSFPRVSWSNLRHDFSAGLVVFLISLPLCIGIGFASGAPIVSGLISGIVGGIVISLISKSPLSVSGPAAGLTVIVFDSIKTLGNFNDFLLALCLAGIFQIILGFLKAGILSNFFPSAVVKGMLAAIGVVLILKQIPHAVGYDIDYEGDMEFFQKDRENTFSEILTAFYRFTPGAIILFTVALVLIFIWEKFKLHKKFIIHGSLVAIVTGVLLNEMFRVFELGIVVSGEHLIQPIQLNGALDLFLDDYSPNFSQWKNQTIYFIAIKLCLVMSLETLLNLDAIEKIDPQRRIVSKNRELIAQGTGNLCSAILGGLPITSVIIRSSANLHAGARTRFSSFLHGLLILVSVILIPVWIAKIPLASLAAVLLVVGYKLTDYKILQTQYKKGMDQFLPFISTLVGIVFTDILVGIGIGCLFSVFFIMRRNILNPYQFNKKEMAYGVEVKIDLSEDVSFLNKSSMLYKLDKVPDNAHLIIDGSRSKYIDPDVLEIIEDFKIVARSRNIKLEIIDVTSSYEKIQNSPLDLVLQQDYQKLFENNRIWVEEKLSKDPDYFKNLALGQTPQYLLISCSDSRLSVNEMTGTSAGELFVHRNIANLVIDTDMNLMSVLQYSVEVLKVRHIVVCGHYGCGGVKTAIDGKYHGLIDAWLRHIKQVYRMNRKELSCILDENEKHERLVELNVREQVYNLCMTTIVQNAWSRGNDLQLHGWVYDLKQGKILDLNIDIDKDFKDYDIFRYQFETH
- a CDS encoding TolC family protein, translated to MRNHTSEIYKSIFYFLKLFLILMKNIVNNFLNLPILFNSIIFLVVLASPVRSENSSLLDIRTILDRAEKNSSLLLSLNADLESLFYQRKQQGKTQNPSLTLDYGRRSAANESGSEYAIQFEQPVYFPGRKELHQLLVDNNSKIKEIQLQEANNSIRFNALKFAYRYLVSAGKKNHVKERLKRLSILESYIRARPFITPQSKTDLFIIQRKILALRKHFNDLELDANKQYEAMNLYLMFETVPSFRIPFFTEGVKFDFNELQNKAISQNLTLMAAKGEIEKAKTELNLASLEKYPDYSIISQVGEDRSGVANRFYDFGFKFRIPVWDRFQNKISAAEVNVKSKQEIFHHQENLVKTAFKQAFLDYEQSKINLKLFNLSKLDEIEKDLIYADVEFKKGRILMISYLELENQLHETHHAILDAQIAHLEALLNLLYITNEKEIIGTLQHAVQTFEYQLK